GTCGCGCGTGGCGTAGGTATCATAGAATTTGAACGGGTTGATGAAGTCGACAGCACAGGCAGCGCGGTATTGGGCGATTCCGTTATCATCAACATGCGTGGAAAACAATAGCTGGACTGCATCTATGGGGTCAAAAACGATGTCATTTAGATATAGTAGCTTGTCGAATACGACCTCCGGGTGCGCGCCCAAGGGCCGTAATGCCCTGTTCCTGACCTCGGCTAGATATTCTATACGTCGTATTCGTTTCGAACCACCAGGGAAGGTCACCGATGGCAAGCTATCCAAGTCCAAAGTGTCCTCGAAGACTATCGACTTATTGCAAGGCACCTGAGCTTCAAGGTCCAGCaatgcgcctgcgcctgctggcCCGCTATCGTTCTCGTAGATGCTCAAGAACACATTCTTCTCGCCGAGCAGATCAATCAGCCTGAGGACATCCTTCCCCCACTGTCCGCCCGCTATGTCGCCACCGCGGTCGTATAGACTAGCTGCAATAAAAATCTTTTGGTTGCGAGGATTGCCCCGACCAGGAGCAGGCGAGTTGTTGACAGCGTCTCGGAGAGCATCATaatgcggcggcggccgagaGTATGACGGGAAAAAGGCCGTTGTTAAGAGAACGAGGGCGAATAAGACACCAAAGAAGCTCTGGAGGTAAAAGCATGCGCGGCGACTTAGGCAACGGCGGTGGCAGTTCGACCGTCTCGAAGCTCTTATGAAAGGTTTGGAGGGATCCAGGCGACGGTATCCGGAGGCATTCGAGCCGAATATACGCGATATTAAGGGTGCCCGATGGAGTAGCTTGCTGCGGCTAGGTATGGATTGTGACTCGAAATCGGCTTCGTCAAGGTTGAAAGTGCCTTGAGAGTCGATGGAGGACCGCAAATCTAACTCGTACTCGTCTGGGTGAAGAAGTCGGGACATGGCCGCGATACGATGCTGGTCACAGTCAAAGGTGGAAAAAACAGCATGAAAAGGGCACCCATTCCTCAGGCATGGCAAGTCATTGCACAGATAACAATATGTGCTTTAAGTAGTCAAATCCAAGCAACAAAGTTTGAGATAAGACTGCCAACATTAACACGCAAGCGCGGTCTCTgtttcaagctcctccttTCTGGATCGACGACTTGGATTATGTCAGCCAGATAGCCCCAGAAACGGCGGGCACTGGCGCCCGTGTGTACATTCGTAGAGTTGCCATTAAAGACCTATCCCTTGAGTCGCTGGTTGAGACTTCAGTCGATATTGTTAATGATGATGGTAATTAAGCACCTGAGATAAATCACGGAAGATCCTACCGGCCGGAGCTCAGTGCCCGCTGGCATTTGCGCCCAACCAAAATGCCTATCTCCATGTATATATAGAGTTGGATAAGAACGAATTTGAGATGTGTCGCAATCCGGGACCGTCATCTGAGAGATTCGGTACAGGAACATCGTGCAGGGACGAAATCTGTGATTTAATTACATTAAGTTTCAACAAGATCTCGTTACGAGATTACGATGCTGCTCAGGTCGTCCGCCTCAGTTGGTTGCGCCACCGACTTCCATATTAAGGCAACAAGGCCGCAGAAACACTGACCGGCGGTGTTTGACCCGAACAGCCAACGCTGGAGACAACCTTCAAGACACTAGGTGTCTCGAGCACGCCAGTCGCTAAACCATGATTGGCGTTCATCCTTGTCTTACCGAGGCGTGCGACTCATATTTTAGCTTGTGTACTATGTTCTTCAGCGTAATCTAGATCTCGAAGGCGCCGGATGGGCTGACGTATGGTTAGGTATTTAATGCGCCTTCGCCCTCCATGAATCTGCAGTTTGTCCCCTCTTTCTGAGCAGCCCCCGCAACCAACAGGAGTCCATATATACCACCTACACTATTTGCACCGGGATTACCGCCAGAGTGAGCCTAATCGCAACCACAATGGCTGGCTTCGCATCCGCAAATCTGCTGGAGAGAGTTCCCGAAGACGAAGTTCTCCCCGCAGAATTCACCGTCAAAGCTCCGCCAGAAACAGATATTTGGGCCAAACCGCCTTCAACCGAGCGATTCAACGCTCCTATTCTGTACAAGTCCATTCCACTGGACACTTTTAAGCGTGCTCGAGTGGCATTCTCGGCCAACTGGAGCCAGAAATACGACCAGGGCGGACTCATCATCGTTCTCAACGGAAACAGCGGGGATCGGAAGTGGGTGAAAACTGGCATAGAATTCACTCATGACAAACCGCATCTGAGTACCGTAGCCAAGGACCGCTGGGCAGACTGGAGCCTGCTCCCGGTTCCATCAGGTGGTACTGGCGCAACCCTAGAAGTGGTCAGAGAGCCAGACGATAGCTTGTGGATGTACACATCCTTACCCTACCTTATCCATTCAtgatggagctgctgctgacgCGTTGAAAGCTACCTTATTCAAGGGGTACAAAAATCCCCCATCCGGGAAGTCACCTGGGTatttgctgaggaggatgtccGTGATGCCTGGATTGGCGTGTACGCAGCGAGGCCATCAAGTGCGGGCGGGGATCTGGTAGTGAATTTCGCTTCACTGATAATTGAGGTGACGGATTCAACAACCAAGTAGCGGCTCCCAAATCCTGTATTGACAGTGGCGCACCACTGAACGTGGCAACCGCGATGCTGTTGATATCGCACTAGGTGGCCGGATTATGGCTTTCATGAAGGCAAGAGTCGTCGATCCGCTACCCATTTATTAGCAGTGTCGACAACCCCTTGATCTGTATTTAAGAACATCGTAATATAAGATCGCTTCTCATAGAATGAGACAGCTACTATCTGGTTAATACCTGACAGCTGTGATCGGTAGACTCATTGGCGAGGAATGAACAGATTACTGTATCTCGAAGTCTTGCATATACCCATCTCCTCTATGTAGGCTAGGGGGCGAGGCCCTAATATCAGTTGAACCACTTGAGAAGTCTAGAGCTTTCGTACACTCTTCATTGCTGACCCACATCTTTTCCTAAGTAGTCGGGGTAGCTTGAGGAGTGCACCAACCTCCATCTCTCGATCACTCTATGTTAATGTCAGGCTTCTGATACATACCTTGGAGCTCACCTTACCTACAGTCAACTCATATGGTGCGTAGGTTAGCCTCGGTTTGTCGAcaggaaggaaggaaaacACCCTGTACTCGCTTCTTCTAGATATGCATGATTATACGAGAAAGTAGCGAGGTCGATGTATGTAGTCAGAAGgctgtttcagcttctgcatgGCCTCCTGCGAAACCGGATATcggatggagaagctggggtgTGGAGCCGGGATTAGATCCAAACGAGGGAAATGACATCGTGTCCTCCGCTGGGCGGCTTCCGCGGCAATGGACAATGTCACAGTGGACACTGGGCAGCAGTTATCATTGACTCTGGACGTTTGTAAACCCTGGAGAGAATCGGGTGTTGTCATCAAGGACGCAACGCGTCCGGGCGCGAACCTCGTTACATCTATGACTCACAGTAGTCTCGACTCCTAACCTACGTAGCAGTTTGACGACTTGGGATATTTTGAGCGCTGGGGGAACGCCTGGCAAAGAGTCTAGCGGTAATTCAAGGCGAGAAAACGAAATGCAGCCATGTAAGTGGGTATATGGTCCGTGGTCACAAATCCCTAGGCCGATCTTGGGCATTACCGTACTCCGTAGCTGGCGGCACGGGAAATACCGTCGCACATCACGATCCGCTAATCATGCGTTGTGGACTTGGAAGAGATATGGCCAGCGTTCACTGCTCAGTGTTCACTGCTCTGCAAGGGGTGGGTATCTGGAAAGGTATGCCTTGGTTCGCCCGTCTATGTAGCTACCCTCTACAGAGAGTCATTATTAGGTAAGGAACCGGAGAATACTGGCATTGCAACGGATAGATGGATCAATGTTTTAGAGTTGCTTGGTCCGACAGCCGCCGAAAAAAAATGATCTTATCATATCTGATTCTTTCCGTGCAGTAGTAGCGAGTCTAGTGACACCGTGCGACTACTAGCGAGTTTTAGTCTTGTGCCCATGTGTGCACGTTCCAAGAACTGTGGGCGTTGTGCGGGAATGTGTCACAGGGGAAAGTTTATTAAGCCGAATCAAGCGAGGCGGTAGGATTCTGTGAATCAGAGACTCGAGCTCAGAGTGGTATGACTGTACTCAAGTGTCATCCGGGGAATCAAGTGGTTGGACGTGGGGGAATTAGTGTAGTAGTAACTCTACCAAAACGGAATTACGAACTGACAATTTTCGAGTAGCTTGGGCCCTTGAGTAAGTCAGGCTCTGATGGCCGTGCCGTTCACTCCCGTTTCTCCACTGCATCGGGGGTTCAACTGGTGTTTTGCCACTCACTCTCCGCCTCATCACCACGACCGACTACCTGCCGTACTCTCATATGCGAACTGCGCGCACCTGCATTCTCGACAGTCAAGGGACAATAACGGGCGCCGGCTGGCTTCGAAATGCGCGTGCTTACGAAATGATAGATTGTCCCTGTGTTGACACCGAGTTCCTCTACAATTTCGACCTGCTGGAGCGGCCCCGCAGCCTATATTTCTTCACCTTCAGCCGTTGGTCGATGTACATATTCGATCCCAACTCAGCCTCGCGCGTCAAGCTCATAGGCTGATTGCATGCATAAGAGCTGCTTCCGTGGGTCTACCTGTGAACGCTGAGAGTTCAAGCCCACTCGGATCTGGTCTCTTCGGCTAAGGACAGGGACACTCAAGGAGGTCTTTCTGCTTCCGCGTGTCTGTGTGCCTCCGCTGGATTCCTTGCTACTCTACTCGTCTTGCCGCGCTACATTTCTACTACTAGCGGCCTCGCGCATCCATGCGCTCTCGCCTGACGATTCGCAG
This sequence is a window from Aspergillus nidulans FGSC A4 chromosome IV. Protein-coding genes within it:
- a CDS encoding glycosyltransferase family 69 protein (transcript_id=CADANIAT00000577) yields the protein MSRLLHPDEYELDLRSSIDSQGTFNLDEADFESQSIPSRSKLLHRAPLISRIFGSNASGYRRLDPSKPFIRASRRSNCHRRCLSRRACFYLQSFFGVLFALVLLTTAFFPSYSRPPPHYDALRDAVNNSPAPGRGNPRNQKIFIAASLYDRGGDIAGGQWGKDVLRLIDLLGEKNVFLSIYENDSGPAGAGALLDLEAQVPCNKSIVFEDTLDLDSLPSVTFPGGSKRIRRIEYLAEVRNRALRPLGAHPEVVFDKLLYLNDIVFDPIDAVQLLFSTHVDDNGIAQYRAACAVDFINPFKFYDTYATRDLQGYGMGLPFFPWFSTAGNGLSRKDVLSGTDSVRVRSCWGGMVAFDAQYFQFQTAGPARNETLRFRASDDAHWEGSECCLIHADLQDVPIDPEEITDTGIYMNPFVRVAYDSSTLSWLRLTRRPERLYSFIHKFLNPLVGLPRFNPRRTEVLGQRVTETVWIPDGNNDGGGSFQEAKRIASNDGFCGRPGLQVIVENRKEGQAGWESIPIPN
- a CDS encoding uncharacterized protein (transcript_id=CADANIAT00000578) is translated as MAGFASANLLERVPEDEVLPAEFTVKAPPETDIWAKPPSTERFNAPILYKSIPLDTFKRARVAFSANWSQKYDQGGLIIVLNGNSGDRKWVKTGIEFTHDKPHLSTVAKDRWADWSLLPVPSGGTGATLEVVREPDDSLWIYLIQGVQKSPIREVTWVFAEEDVRDAWIGVYAARPSSAGGDLVVNFASLIIEVTDSTTK